In the Diceros bicornis minor isolate mBicDic1 chromosome 22, mDicBic1.mat.cur, whole genome shotgun sequence genome, one interval contains:
- the TMEM252 gene encoding transmembrane protein 252, which produces MRNRNSLVLCALALLMGFLMICLGAFFISSGSIFDCPGNLILPLGFVILLSGIFWSTYRQASESNRVFGHVLRQHLAQGALPLATVDRPDFYPPAYEESLHAEKQTCPAEGEASDVPPPLYTEMGLEFEDENDAHPEAPPAYERSVTDGAAAATPSQDAERQSPEC; this is translated from the exons ATGCGGAACAGAAACAGTCTGGTTCTCTGTGCCCTTGCCCTCCTGATGGGCTTCCTGATGATCTGCCTGGGGGCCTTCTTCATTTCCTCAGGCTCAATATTCGACTGTCCTGGGAACCTGATCCTGCCTCTGGGGTTTGTGATCCTTCTGAGTGGAATTTTCTGGAGCACCTACCGCCAGGCGAGTGAAAGCAATAGGGTGTTCGGCCATGTGCTCAGACAACACCTTGCTCAGGGGGCCCTGCCCCTGGCCACAGTGGACAG GCCAGATTTTTACCCTCCTGCTTATGAAGAGAGTCTTCATGCTGAAAAGCAAACCTGTCCTGCAGAGGGAGAGGCCTCGGATGTTCCTCCACCTCTGTACACAGAGATGGGCCTTGAATTTGAGGATGAAAATGATGCCCACCCGGAGGCTCCACCAGCCTACGAAAGGTCCGTGACAGACGGGGCGGCGGCGGCAACGCCATCGCAGGATGCTGAGAGGCAAAGCCCGGAGTGCTAA